The Thermodesulfovibrionia bacterium genome includes a region encoding these proteins:
- a CDS encoding FAD-dependent oxidoreductase, with the protein MSEELYDVIIIGGGPAGLSAAQYASRSKLRTVVLDKSPTAGALAFTSKIVNYPGQTAPMSGTELLNIFRKQALDFGAEYVETQVVGVSLEAEVKDVIAMDKIYKGKVVVIATGSMGRKPSIKGEAELLGRGVSYCAICDAAFYKGRTVCVVGDSEEAIKEADLLTRFAETVYLIAPAKEIKGEHPALDSGKIKVLTNHKVLSIEGEDGVTGIKVLNSETSEETEMPMDGVFVYLHGSQPIVDFLNFSVDLSDEKCVLANKMMETSIPGVFTAGDVSCTEVRQVVVAAANGCLAALSAEKYIHHKKRRKLDWG; encoded by the coding sequence ATGTCAGAGGAACTTTATGATGTAATAATAATCGGCGGCGGGCCGGCAGGCCTGAGTGCTGCTCAGTATGCGTCAAGGTCAAAGCTCAGGACTGTAGTTCTTGATAAATCTCCTACTGCCGGAGCGCTGGCATTCACAAGCAAGATTGTGAACTATCCCGGACAAACCGCGCCCATGAGCGGGACCGAACTTCTGAATATCTTCCGCAAGCAGGCTTTGGACTTCGGCGCTGAATATGTAGAGACTCAGGTCGTCGGAGTGAGCCTCGAAGCTGAAGTTAAAGATGTAATTGCTATGGACAAAATATACAAGGGCAAGGTAGTGGTCATCGCAACTGGTTCAATGGGCAGGAAGCCTTCCATAAAGGGAGAGGCGGAACTGTTAGGCAGGGGCGTGAGCTATTGCGCAATATGCGACGCGGCCTTTTACAAGGGAAGGACGGTCTGCGTTGTCGGAGATTCGGAAGAGGCTATAAAAGAGGCTGACCTTTTGACAAGGTTTGCAGAGACTGTATATTTAATAGCTCCGGCAAAAGAGATAAAAGGCGAACATCCTGCGCTTGATTCAGGCAAGATAAAAGTTCTCACAAACCACAAAGTGCTCTCAATTGAAGGTGAAGACGGAGTAACGGGCATCAAAGTGCTTAACTCTGAAACTTCTGAAGAGACTGAGATGCCTATGGACGGCGTATTTGTATACCTCCACGGAAGCCAGCCTATCGTCGACTTTCTTAATTTTTCCGTTGATCTGAGCGATGAAAAGTGCGTGCTTGCAAACAAGATGATGGAGACCTCGATCCCCGGCGTATTTACTGCAGGAGATGTCTCATGTACCGAAGTGAGACAGGTAGTTGTGGCAGCTGCCAACGGTTGCCTTGCAGCGCTTTCAGCAGAAAAATATATTCATCATAAAAAGAGAAGGAAGCTCGACTGGGGATAA
- a CDS encoding DUF4931 domain-containing protein — protein sequence MTEQADNTALPIKNIREIRINPIVPSESVLVATARSMRPKKEEAQVQHDSRPHVETCPFCQGNEAMTPASIMQVPAAGDWELRIVENLYPVLDDDRVNQNFAFGLQHTIDGYGRHEVVIDHKSHGIRIHEMADEHLTLLFSLYRDRMEQLYHSDARLKYVLVFKNSGPAAGASIGHTHSQMIAMPVVPDNVQAEVRSSKAHYEASHQCIFCSLIDEAFTFEAILYDRESGEIRRRVNAGQFVIERSKKFVAIKPFASRYEWEIHILPLSHQADYLDASPDDLADLAILFKRTMARLNAVLGGVQYNFFLHSLPHGTEYSGNAESFHWHIEICPRTSIPTGFELGSGLYVNTICPETAAEKLRNVVLP from the coding sequence ATGACAGAACAGGCTGATAATACTGCTTTGCCTATAAAAAATATCCGTGAGATACGGATCAATCCTATTGTGCCGAGTGAATCTGTGCTCGTTGCCACAGCCCGCAGCATGCGGCCGAAGAAGGAGGAAGCGCAAGTTCAGCATGATTCGCGGCCGCATGTAGAGACCTGTCCTTTTTGTCAGGGGAATGAGGCTATGACACCTGCTTCTATTATGCAGGTGCCTGCCGCAGGTGACTGGGAACTCCGCATCGTAGAGAACCTTTATCCTGTGCTCGATGATGACCGGGTGAACCAGAATTTTGCCTTTGGTTTGCAGCACACCATTGACGGCTACGGACGGCATGAGGTGGTCATAGATCATAAATCACACGGCATCCGTATACATGAAATGGCCGATGAGCATCTTACGCTTCTCTTCTCACTCTACCGCGACCGCATGGAGCAGCTCTATCATTCTGATGCCCGGCTGAAGTATGTTCTCGTCTTTAAAAATTCCGGCCCTGCCGCAGGCGCGAGTATCGGACATACTCACAGCCAGATGATCGCAATGCCTGTGGTGCCTGATAATGTTCAGGCCGAGGTCCGCAGCAGCAAGGCGCATTACGAGGCCTCGCATCAATGTATCTTCTGTAGCCTGATCGATGAGGCATTTACCTTTGAGGCGATACTGTATGACAGGGAATCAGGCGAGATACGGCGCAGGGTCAATGCCGGCCAGTTTGTCATTGAGCGCAGCAAAAAATTTGTCGCCATAAAACCATTTGCAAGCAGGTATGAGTGGGAGATACATATCCTGCCTCTTTCGCATCAGGCTGATTATCTTGACGCAAGCCCTGATGACCTTGCAGATCTTGCGATCCTCTTCAAAAGAACAATGGCGCGCCTGAATGCGGTGCTCGGCGGTGTTCAGTATAATTTCTTCCTGCATTCACTGCCGCACGGGACAGAGTACTCAGGGAACGCGGAGTCCTTTCACTGGCACATCGAGATCTGCCCGCGCACAAGCATCCCGACAGGGTTTGAACTTGGCTCAGGACTTTATGTGAATACGATCTGTCCTGAAACAGCCGCGGAGAAATTGAGGAATGTTGTTCTGCCTTAA
- a CDS encoding HD-GYP domain-containing protein: MKSFQNTGQRGMKEDKKVRDLSGLDELAALYKSGVLAEDGDKDALFLKNREAFFNMLEDVSESYRELELLFTGLVKSMVNALDAKSPWTKGHSQRVAEYSKIIARKMDFSEDDLKDIWLAGILHDIGKIGTYDALLDKAGKLTSEEYEIIKRHPAQGAAILEGIKQLKDIVPIIRHHHESFDGKGYPDGLKGNEIPLQSRIIHVADSFDSMTSDRPYRVSPGKDYAISEFRKFSGAQFDPYAVEVFLDVIGSGQHLRLIKF; the protein is encoded by the coding sequence ATGAAGAGCTTTCAAAATACAGGACAGAGGGGCATGAAGGAAGATAAAAAAGTCAGGGATCTTTCGGGGCTCGATGAACTTGCAGCGCTTTATAAAAGCGGGGTCTTAGCTGAAGACGGCGATAAAGATGCTCTTTTCCTGAAGAACAGGGAAGCTTTTTTTAATATGCTTGAGGATGTCAGTGAGTCTTACAGAGAGCTTGAACTCCTTTTTACCGGGTTGGTCAAGTCTATGGTAAATGCCCTTGACGCAAAGAGCCCATGGACAAAGGGCCACTCTCAGAGAGTTGCTGAATATTCTAAGATCATAGCCAGGAAGATGGATTTCAGCGAGGACGATCTAAAAGACATCTGGCTGGCAGGGATACTTCATGACATCGGAAAGATCGGGACATATGACGCGCTTCTTGATAAGGCGGGTAAGCTTACCAGTGAGGAGTATGAGATCATAAAGCGCCATCCTGCCCAGGGCGCCGCTATTCTTGAAGGGATCAAACAGTTGAAGGATATCGTGCCTATTATCAGGCACCACCATGAAAGCTTTGACGGCAAGGGATATCCTGACGGGTTAAAAGGTAATGAGATACCCCTGCAGTCAAGAATCATCCATGTTGCTGATTCATTTGATTCCATGACCTCTGACAGGCCCTACAGAGTTTCTCCCGGCAAAGATTACGCGATATCCGAGTTCAGAAAGTTTTCCGGAGCACAGTTCGACCCTTACGCTGTTGAGGTATTTCTCGACGTGATTGGCAGCGGCCAGCATCTCAGGCTGATAAAATTCTAA
- a CDS encoding response regulator yields MKNENGSESKPGRQESILIVEDDQGLNSLIQKTLERAGMRVESAFDAKEAISKIADNNIDMMLLDYQLPDMKGSELIAALIEKNNNVPFIIVTGHGDEKIAVEMMKLGARDYIVKDKGFMEILPFVLGKAIKEVERERRLEETEKKIIHAAEEWRVTFDAIADFVTVHDNDFRIVKANKALADFLGVRIQDIVGRHCYEILHNLSEPIADCAHIEMLKTGKTVTKEINDDHLGRYLMISVSPIFNEAGEIKGSVHYMKDITEIKRSEDELKKRVDDLEKFYEMAVNRELRMKELKKDIKMLNEELSKYRTEGHEGR; encoded by the coding sequence ATGAAAAACGAGAATGGATCAGAAAGTAAACCTGGCCGGCAGGAGAGCATTCTTATTGTTGAGGATGATCAGGGGCTGAATTCCCTCATCCAGAAGACATTGGAGCGCGCAGGTATGAGGGTTGAGTCTGCATTTGACGCTAAGGAGGCTATTTCCAAAATAGCTGACAATAATATCGATATGATGCTTCTTGATTATCAGCTGCCGGATATGAAAGGCAGTGAACTTATTGCGGCCCTTATAGAAAAGAATAATAATGTCCCTTTCATCATTGTCACCGGCCATGGTGATGAAAAGATAGCTGTAGAGATGATGAAACTGGGAGCGAGGGACTACATAGTTAAGGACAAAGGATTTATGGAGATACTGCCTTTTGTGCTGGGTAAGGCCATTAAGGAAGTGGAACGGGAGAGAAGGCTGGAAGAGACTGAAAAAAAGATAATTCATGCTGCTGAGGAGTGGAGGGTTACATTTGATGCTATAGCTGATTTTGTGACCGTACATGACAATGATTTCAGGATAGTGAAAGCGAATAAAGCGCTGGCTGACTTTCTTGGAGTCCGGATACAGGATATTGTGGGCAGGCACTGCTATGAGATTCTCCATAACCTCAGCGAGCCGATCGCCGATTGTGCGCATATTGAGATGTTGAAGACCGGAAAGACCGTAACAAAAGAGATTAATGACGACCACCTCGGACGTTATCTCATGATTTCCGTATCACCAATATTTAATGAGGCAGGTGAGATCAAGGGGTCGGTGCATTATATGAAGGATATTACAGAGATAAAGAGATCAGAAGATGAACTCAAGAAGAGAGTTGATGACCTTGAGAAGTTTTATGAAATGGCGGTTAACAGGGAACTCAGGATGAAGGAATTAAAGAAAGACATAAAGATGTTAAATGAAGAGCTTTCAAAATACAGGACAGAGGGGCATGAAGGAAGATAA